A window of Trichoplusia ni isolate ovarian cell line Hi5 unplaced genomic scaffold, tn1 tig00001522, whole genome shotgun sequence contains these coding sequences:
- the LOC113507317 gene encoding uncharacterized protein LOC113507317 — protein MPASTSNQSSYQDRRTTLTGTPIETDSRGEVQPNIMVNEYYWDTPQAPPKGPEPVSQRPSRAQAQPSFPQNMPCDDVCPSPAMKSQRCPHCAQQKYYQMPQDKSSHGSLPCSRPTWKPWTPSINPISPPCQSTPLSSPGMSFRYNNENRVPRRDGLQDQTSCSRPYRKERVIELGSLDDLSRPRPKKRNDNNFDWSYAKFSDDDNFWGTPCMRRVILDEGIDEPILMEREKREERVRCNCKERLVPKCDPRGPTRSYNQPPHQSRNEESNTLKRCSKCCGIHCPYPSYLYFRQ, from the exons ATGCCCGCGAGTACGTCCAACCAATCTTCGTATCAAGACAGAAGAACAACGCTCACCGGCACACCTATAGAAACTGATAGTCGAGGCGAAGTGCAGCCAAAT ATCATGGTAAACGAATACTACTGGGATACACCCCAGGCTCCTCCCAAGGGACCAGAACCTGTATCACAGCGGCCTAGCAGGGCTCAGGCACAGCCCTCCTTCCCGCAGAACATGCCTTGTGACGACGTGTGCCCGAGTCCCGCCATGAAGTCCCAACGCTGCCCTCACTGCGCCCAACAGAAATACTACCAGATGCCTCAAGACAAGTCCTCTCATGGGTCCTTGCCCTGCTCTCGACCGACGTGGAAACCCTGGACGCCTAGCATCAATCCAATATCACCTCCGTGCCAGTCAACTCCACTTAGCTCTCCAGGAATGTCATTCCGATACAATAACGAAAACAGAGTGCCCAGACGAGACGGGCTTCAGGACCAAACATCGTGCAGCAGACCTTATAGGAAGGAGCGAGTGATAGAGTTAGGCTCTTTAGATGACTTAAGTCGACCGAGACCGAAAAAACGGAACGATAACAATTTTGATTGGAGCTACGCGAAGTTTTCAGACGACGATAACTTCTGGGGAACACCGTGTATGAGGCGAGTCATTCTGGATGAAGGGATTGATGAACCGATTCTAATGGAGAGGGAGAAGAGAGAAGAACGAGTGAGATGTAACTGCAAAGAGAGACTGGTCCCTAAATGTGACCCTCGGGGTCCGACCAGGAGCTACAATCAACCACCGCACCAGAGCCGCAATGAAGAGTCCAATACTCTAAAGAGATGTTCTAAGTGTTGTGGCATCCACTGCCCGTATCCCAGCTATTTGTATTTTCGACAGTAA
- the LOC113507318 gene encoding collagen alpha-1(XXIV) chain-like, producing the protein MVSPSGNGGATTPPPPPPTPQDGTKEAIYEKYQKIFKEKCDALPIESTTPETEKLAELARTGIYNGIVKTFFKLKADPEIENDYGYFEFMLEEKIDDMLDVLPQTENFKSKRHPWKIDVLTNAIDMLEELHGLSDRPSFRQRVRNKFNRKFARELELEECFLLQQGFLAEMADAYILDTKYKDENPVKANIYKNRLMKKIDDLTNHLSKEHNAGFRFFKKPQLARIAMKVLDEVPIPNDDILKAEAEEIQLADEVEKWYRELPTKPLVNETDGVLRKRMIDLLAKKLYDIQKHGDDSNVPKDEQMKHEMSQFLEKRAKLQDDQDLNINFMVDELNNRLKNRWLKDPVDYSDFENEHPVSSTFAQVNNHEVYLAPLMDAATSTGQPQGQNYQDSPYESSRNRQPQSAQMGPNQTYNSQGVPMDMRQQQPYLGYGPPGYAEQSYKGVPFQSIPPNQPPGHQTGMGPYNTRLDGYGPQQPQMRPGNYPESYHHGGNNPYMPQQGMHPSSRPGPLGPPGPGNGYMTHGPPMQHTCPRNMRLGPQSGPSPRMHCSIPPYVQCGGRQGSFSQEQGTEPGMNGQQRAYGLQGQMRQGTNYARQGQNPTPGYEGGYGPPPGNGVGAPMGPGSPDGEDIDNEYMMRCKCLEAYRRRRRCFEFDERCPRYSPYRCYF; encoded by the coding sequence ATGGTATCGCCAAGTGGTAATGGTGGAGCAACGACACCTCCACCACCACCTCCGACACCGCAAGATGGTACCAAAGAAGCGATATACGAAAAATACCAGAAGATTTTTAAGGAGAAATGCGACGCCTTACCTATAGAATCAACAACACCTGAAACTGAAAAATTAGCTGAACTTGCTAGAACCGGCATTTATAATGGAATTGTAAAGACGTTTTTCAAATTAAAGGCCGACCCTGAAATCGAAAATGACTACGGTTACTTCGAGTTTATGCTTGAAGAGAAGATAGATGATATGTTGGACGTTCTTCCacaaacagaaaattttaaaagcaagCGTCATCCTTGGAAAATTGACGTTCTGACTAACGCTATCGACATGCTGGAAGAGCTACATGGGCTTTCTGATAGACCATCTTTTAGGCAGCGTGTTAGGAATAAATTTAATCGGAAATTTGCACGAGAATTGGAATTAGAAGAATGTTTCTTACTGCAACAAGGTTTTTTGGCTGAAATGGCTGATGCATATATTTTAGATACTAAATATAAAGACGAAAACCCAGTAAAAGCCAACATATACAAGAATAGATTGATGAAAAAAATCGATGATTTGACAAATCATCTGTCTAAGGAACACAATGCCGGTTTCAGGTTCTTTAAAAAGCCACAGTTGGCACGAATAGCTATGAAAGTACTAGACGAAGTGCCAATACCGAACGACGATATATTAAAAGCAGAAGCAGAGGAAATCCAACTTGCGGATGAAGTTGAGAAATGGTATAGAGAATTGCCTACTAAACCTTTAGTTAACGAAACTGATGGCGTACTAAGAAAAAGAATGATAGACTTACTAGCCAAAAAGTTATACGATATTCAAAAACACGGAGACGACTCAAACGTTCCTAAAGATGAACAAATGAAACATGAAATGAGTCAATTTTTGGAAAAGAGAGCAAAGTTGCAGGACGATCAAGATTTGAACATAAATTTTATGGTTGACGAGCTGAATAACAGATTGAAAAATAGGTGGTTAAAGGATCCCGTCGACTACAGTGATTTTGAAAACGAACATCCAGTTAGTTCCACCTTTGCCCAAGTTAATAACCATGAAGTGTATCTAGCACCGTTAATGGACGCTGCTACAAGTACTGGGCAACCTCAAGGGCAAAACTATCAAGACTCTCCTTACGAATCATCAAGAAATCGGCAACCACAGTCGGCACAAATGGGGCCAAACCAAACGTATAATTCACAAGGGGTTCCGATGGATATGAGACAACAACAGCCTTATTTAGGATATGGACCTCCGGGATATGCTGAGCAGTCTTATAAAGGAGTGCCTTTCCAAAGTATTCCACCTAACCAGCCGCCTGGCCACCAGACCGGAATGGGTCCCTACAATACACGGCTGGATGGGTATGGTCCCCAGCAACCGCAAATGAGACCTGGGAACTATCCAGAATCTTACCATCATGGAGGGAACAATCCGTATATGCCTCAGCAGGGCATGCATCCCTCCTCTAGGCCTGGACCTCTTGGTCCTCCTGGCCCCGGTAATGGATATATGACTCATGGCCCCCCAATGCAGCACACTTGTCCAAGGAATATGCGATTAGGTCCACAGTCTGGCCCTAGCCCCAGAATGCATTGTAGTATTCCTCCTTACGTCCAATGCGGTGGACGGCAAGGTTCTTTTTCTCAAGAGCAGGGTACCGAGCCTGGTATGAATGGCCAACAGAGAGCTTACGGGTTGCAGGGTCAGATGCGGCAGGGTACTAATTACGCAAGACAAGGACAGAATCCAACGCCTGGTTATGAAGGCGGCTACGGGCCGCCACCCGGCAACGGTGTAGGTGCTCCGATGGGGCCTGGTTCACCAGACGGAGAAGACATAGACAATGAATACATGATGAGATGCAAGTGCCTGGAGGCTTATCGTCGCAGAAGGAGGTGCTTCGAATTCGACGAACGATGTCCAAGATACAGTCCTTATAgatgttacttttaa